The genomic region TAATAAAATGCTACTTCCATTTTAGTGTAGAAGATAGTGGTCATTGCAGGATGAAGACTAGAAAAGGCTTACAGTTTTCTCTTTGGAGCTAGACTGGGAACAGCCAGGtatcccctccttccctctgccctAACTGCCCCTACCCCACGGTTGGCATGGTACAGAAGAGACTACAGGGGGACAGTCCTCCAGCCGCGTGAGCTGTCTCCACAGCATAAGGCTCCGGGAGACATGGGAGGCTCCACTTCTTCAGCTTGGCCACCGTCTCACCCTTTTCATGCCCTGAACCTTTAGTGCGCTCCTGCCGGGTGCCAGGTCCTGTGTACTGTGCTGGAGACTCAAGGACCCGTGAGCCACAGAGCCTGCCTGCACCGGGTGTAACGGAGGGAGACCACTGTGTAACATAGTAAACGCAGGTGTGCACAGCAAGTGGCGGGAGCCTGAGAGGGGGTGGTCGTGCCCACCCAAGGGAGCCTGGGACCCAGGGCTCTGCAGAGGAGAGGATGCCTGAGCTGCCGGTTGGCAGGCATCGGGGCTTTTCAGGAAGATGGGAAGGAGCACGTCATACCAGACACGGTGCTGGTAGCTGCTCTTAGGTTTGGGTCCGACCTGGCTGGAGCCAAGGATACATAGGGAGAACGGCAGGCAATGAGCCTGGAGATTCGAGAGCAGTGTTTAGGATGTGATAGGGCCCTCTAGTGGGCAGCAGGAACCACAGAAGGGTTTAGAAAGTTCACCCTGGCAGTGGTGTGAGGTCTGCGGCGGGGAGGCTGAGACCCAAGGGAGGGCAGCTGGATGGCTGTTGCCAGAGGCCAGGCCTGAGCTGAggcagtggggaggaaggagtggACACACGTGGCATCAGAGCAGTAGGACAGGTCTGATTTGGTGACTGGctgctggaggtgggggagaggaaggaatTGTTGAGTCAGTTTTTAAGTTAGGTGGTGACTTTAAGCCTTCAAcagcgcttcccaggtgggatCCAGTGGTCCATGAGGCAGTGAGGCAGAGCCTGGGCAGGTGCAAGGCCTGAGCTGACCACCTCCAGACCCTGTCACCCTCCTTCAGATAGTTGAGAATGGCAGACAGACAGTTATTTTCTACCCCTCTTGTGAGAAAGGTTCAGAGGCAGAGCCACGTCCCTCCATTCACTGGATTGTGAGAAAATACCAGGTCCCAGCTATAATTAGTGGATACTAAAGAAGGGACTCATATGCGTATATTAATCTCCCTGACATATAAATGTTGCATAAACTTAAAGATTCTGGCTTCATCCGGTGGTGCTTAGAATATATGTCATAAAATAACATGTACTTAAATTGGTCAATTTAGATTCTGTTGGTAATTTGCGATGTGCAGAAGCCCTGGGAATGTCTGCCCTTGGTTCAGGGGCTGTTTGCAGCTGTGATCGGTATGTGCCCAGCTGTGTCCACGCTGTCTGCAGAGACCCCAGGCCCTTGGCTCTGTACTGAGTCCCCCTCGAGCGTGACCGGCCTCAGCCATTGCCTTTGTCATGTTTGATTTTCAGATGAAAACAGCAACCAGAGTTCTGTGTCTGATGTCTATCAGCTCAAGGTGGACAGCAGCACCAACTCgagccccagcccccagcagagCGAGTCCCTGAGCCCTGCGCACACCTCTGACTTCCGCACAGACGACTCCCAGCCCCCCACGCTGGGCCAAGAGATCCTTGAAGGTGAGTCTTCCCTGGCCCAGGATGTGTGTCTTGGAGGGGCCATGCTCTTGCTTTTGATCTTCTTAAGAGTCACTGGTTAGAGACGGTGCCTCAGAGCTGGCAGCTTCAAGCTGTTTGTCCGTTGTTTGAGGCTCTTTTGGGAAATGGTTGTATTTTCCCCTTTCACAGAATGATGGAAAGAAACAGCAACACGATTGAGTGCCAGGCTCTCCTCAAGGAAGGCACTTTTCATATTTGAGGCCTGGTATGagtcttgggtttccctggtggctcagcaataaagaatctgcctgcagtgcaagagatccgggttcgatccctaggttgggaagatcccctagagaaggaaatggcaacccactccagtattcttgctgggaaatcccatagaggagcctggtgggctacagtccatggggtcacaaaagatttggacacaacttagtgactaaaacagcaaACATGATTCTCCTTTCAAAAACCTCATGGAATAGCAACTGTTGTCTTTGTTTATCCATGAGGAAGTTGTCTTAAAAAGTTCAGTTGCTTGGCCACGATCCCACAGCTGGTGGAACTGCCTGATTTGTTTCATTCCTTCTAACTTCGGAGTTAGTGCCCTTTGTACTGGATTCTGCAAATTTCTTCTTAGAACGTATGTTGATTCTATAACCAGTGGATACCCCTTCACCAAGGCGCCTCTCAGGAACACTCCCCCAACCTGGGGGGGTCTCCTGTCCCAGCAGGCCCTGCGTTACACTGAACTTGCTTTTTCAgagccctccctgcctgcctcagaAGTTGCTGATGAACCTCCGACCCTCACGAAGGAAGAACCAGTTCCTCTAGAGACACAGGTAAGGAGGTGCTTTGGTTTTCATAGTTTCTAAGGAAAATATCAGGGCTCTGTTGATGTTCACTGGCTCTCTAGCATGGGAGGGATGTAGTGGGGGTTGGGAGGCAGTGAGGGATGCTGGTTAGAAGGTTAGGAGGTAGAGAAGAGGTCCTGTGATCTGTGAAACAGTCGGGGTTGTGATTAGAGTGGAAGGGGAGGTCTGCTTCCGAGGGATGCCTTGTCATTCCATGCTCTGGCTGCGTCTAGATTGCTGAGGAAGAGGAAGACTCAAGTGCCCCTCCCCTGAAACGCTTCTGTATGGACCAGCCTGCAGTGCCGCAGACAGCGTCGGAAAGCTAGCACCACCCTGGCGCCCTTCACCTCCAGGCCCCATGCCTCTATTTATTGCATTCTGGTTCTGGCTGTGCTGTGTTGCTGGGGTAAGGGCAAGCACCGGGGTCCAGAGCCTGCACCTCAGAGCCTTCTGGGCTGGAAGGCGGACGCGGGACCTGGGGTCGTAGCATCATCTTCCTGTCCCTGGCACCTGTGTCTGCCTGGTCCTGAGAAGAGGAGCACTCCTGTCCTCTTTGCACCCCAAGGAGGCTGGCGCCTCAGCCGCTTCAGGATCATCTGTCACCTCCAGTAGCAGTCTCTGCTCCACAGCCTCTGGACTGAGCTGCTGGTGCTTCTGCAAGAGGAAAGAGAGGGGGAAGGCACCCTCCAGAGAAGAGCGTGCCGAGGGCTTACTTGAACTTGAACGGAGACTGTAGATTCATGGACTTGCCCATAGGGCTAGGGACCCTGTAGGCTGCTGTTGGAGAACGCCTGAGTGGACtctggagggaagggaagggcttAACTCCACACGACGGCAGAAAAGTCCCACCTAGACTTCATGCTATCCTGGCACTTGGACCCATTCCTGAGGCCGTCCTGCCTCTCGTGGGCTCTCTGGCTGCTGACAGTCCTTTGTCCCCCCACTGTAGCCACCCtcttcccccaacacacacaaacacgcacaTACTCGCAGCTGTTTCCACCTGGACATTTCATTCCAGTATCCCCCTGCCTCCTGCCATGGTCCCCAGCTCTCCTGCCGCAGACTCTGCCCCAGCGAGAATTTGAGGTTCTGACAGTACTCATCCCCACAGTACTCCTTCAGCCCAGACTTTCTagaaagttcccttttcttcGAAATCTGCATGTTTCATCGAaccttgtgattttattttttgtttcaaaaaagtttaagaaaatggaaatggacAACGGTGAGTGAAGACATATTTTAGCACtgaatagaatatttttaaaattaaactatttgAAATATGTCTTGTTGGCAGCTGAGTGTGTCATTCTTGAGGGttgtgggggcaggggctggtggtgatggtggctgAGTGCTTGTGAAGTCACTGTGGGCTGGGCCCTGCCAGTTGTCTTGACTCCCACAGAGTGACTTCAGTGAAAATGATTTGGAGACTCTGTTTGAGGTTGTCATGTCCTTGGAGTTATACTTCTGCCCCGGTGTACACAGAATACAACCCTATGTACATGGGATGTGTTTCCCACAGCTCCAGGTCCTTAGGTGGCTGactctttaagttttttttaaattttttattatggtaaaatacacaaccataaaatttaccattttaaccattttaaagaacAGTTCAGTGGCACCAAGTGCATTCACAGCAATGCACAAGCATTACCACTATACAGCTCCAAATGTTTTCATTGCCTCAAGCAGAAACCCGTACCCATTAAGCCCTCACTTCCCACTTGCCCCTCCCCCAAGGTGATGGAGGGAAGGGAAATAATAAAAGACAGTGGATTTGGGAAGTTCCGAGGTTTAGGAACCAACAGGACAGGCCGGAAAAGACCAGCCAGAAGCTGAAactgtagggacttcccttgcCATCCAGTTGTTAGGATTCCAGACTTCCGCTACAGgggacttaggtttgatcccaggtcagggaactatatcctcTTAAGTTGCATCACACAATGAAAAAAAGTGACAGAAGCTGAAACTGTCTAATAAGGGTTTAGGTCTGTATCAGTGAGA from Bos javanicus breed banteng chromosome 25, ARS-OSU_banteng_1.0, whole genome shotgun sequence harbors:
- the BCL7B gene encoding B-cell CLL/lymphoma 7 protein family member B isoform X3 — encoded protein: MSGRSVRAETRSRAKDDIKKVMAAIEKVRKWEKKWVTVGDTSLRIFKWVPVTDSKEKEKSKSNSSAAREPNGFPSDASANSSLLLEFQDENSNQSSVSDVYQLKVDSSTNSSPSPQQSESLSPAHTSDFRTDDSQPPTLGQEILEEPSLPASEVADEPPTLTKEEPVPLETQIAEEEEDSSAPPLKRFCMDQPAVPQTASES
- the BCL7B gene encoding B-cell CLL/lymphoma 7 protein family member B isoform X2 — encoded protein: MRTLREKKWVTVGDTSLRIFKWVPVTDSKEGRIEQSILIRAESRRVPQRTPVEADVYSCLFLKEKSKSNSSAAREPNGFPSDASANSSLLLEFQDENSNQSSVSDVYQLKVDSSTNSSPSPQQSESLSPAHTSDFRTDDSQPPTLGQEILEEPSLPASEVADEPPTLTKEEPVPLETQIAEEEEDSSAPPLKRFCMDQPAVPQTASES
- the BCL7B gene encoding B-cell CLL/lymphoma 7 protein family member B isoform X4, whose amino-acid sequence is MRTLREKKWVTVGDTSLRIFKWVPVTDSKEKEKSKSNSSAAREPNGFPSDASANSSLLLEFQDENSNQSSVSDVYQLKVDSSTNSSPSPQQSESLSPAHTSDFRTDDSQPPTLGQEILEEPSLPASEVADEPPTLTKEEPVPLETQIAEEEEDSSAPPLKRFCMDQPAVPQTASES